A stretch of Caenibius tardaugens NBRC 16725 DNA encodes these proteins:
- a CDS encoding ArsR/SmtB family transcription factor, whose amino-acid sequence MQIEALLRALADPSRLRIMRLLARMELAVGEIVQILAQSQPRVSRHVKILCDAGLAERHREGAWVFVRSRLSPGHGAGALTAVEALLDVAENEDGTFAAQCAADRSRLAAIRDARSARAADYFAVHAAQWDQLRELLCDPAEVERELLAVLDGNLGAVLDIGTGTGRIAELLFDRAATVTALDRSHDMLALARARLQDCPTGRIELVQGDFTALPFADDSFDTVTLHQVLHYAQSPDRVLDEAARVTRAGGRIAIVDLAPHAREELRTAHAHARLGFGDEAMQHMLTDAGFRPETPRALDGGDLTIKVWTGTRSKLSAMPERPPSIPAPLPSLSL is encoded by the coding sequence ATGCAAATCGAAGCCCTCCTGCGTGCATTGGCTGATCCCAGCCGGTTGCGAATAATGCGCTTGCTTGCGCGGATGGAGCTGGCGGTGGGGGAGATCGTGCAGATTCTGGCGCAAAGCCAGCCGCGCGTGTCCCGCCATGTCAAAATACTCTGCGATGCGGGCCTCGCCGAACGCCACCGCGAAGGTGCATGGGTCTTTGTCCGCAGCCGCCTTTCCCCCGGCCATGGGGCAGGGGCGCTGACTGCTGTCGAAGCCTTGCTGGATGTTGCCGAGAACGAGGATGGCACGTTCGCTGCCCAATGCGCGGCGGATCGTTCGCGGTTGGCTGCAATCCGCGATGCCCGATCCGCGCGGGCGGCGGATTATTTTGCCGTCCATGCCGCGCAGTGGGACCAGTTGCGCGAACTGCTGTGCGATCCAGCGGAAGTGGAACGCGAACTGCTGGCCGTGCTGGACGGCAATCTGGGGGCGGTGCTCGATATCGGCACAGGCACGGGGCGGATCGCGGAACTGCTGTTCGACCGCGCGGCGACCGTTACCGCGCTGGACCGCAGCCATGATATGTTGGCGCTGGCGCGGGCGCGGTTGCAGGATTGCCCCACCGGGCGGATCGAACTGGTGCAGGGCGATTTTACCGCGCTGCCTTTCGCTGACGACAGCTTCGATACGGTAACCCTGCATCAGGTGCTCCATTATGCGCAGTCTCCCGACCGGGTTCTGGACGAAGCCGCGCGTGTGACGCGGGCAGGCGGGCGGATCGCCATTGTCGATCTCGCCCCGCACGCGCGGGAGGAATTGCGCACGGCCCATGCCCATGCCCGGCTCGGGTTCGGGGATGAGGCCATGCAACACATGCTCACTGATGCGGGATTCCGCCCCGAGACGCCGCGCGCGCTCGATGGCGGCGATCTCACAATCAAGGTCTGGACTGGAACGCGCAGCAAGCTATCGGCAATGCCGGAACGCCCGCCGTCCATCCCGGCGCCGCTTCCATCCCTGTCCCTGTGA
- a CDS encoding homocysteine S-methyltransferase family protein yields MTSAEQAFRAAAAERILVFDGGYGTAIQKYGLTEADYRGDLDLAKDQKGNNDLLCLTRPDVISAIHTAYCEAGADMIETNTFSSTQIAMADYGCEHLVRDINLAAARLARAACDAATAKDGKRRFVTGSIGPTNRTLSLSPDVNDPGYREVTFDELKATYREQCDALIEGGVDFLLVETCFDTLNAKVAGLAAREAAEAAGRDVPLMMSFTITDMSGRNLSGHTVTAFWYALRHLKPLTIGINCAFGADKMRPYLTELAKDCDALILAYPNAGLPNELGQYDELPERTAELIREWVGEGLVNMVGGCCGTTPAHIAAIARMVAGDSGRAVPETPVQTRLAGLEPFIMVA; encoded by the coding sequence ATGACCAGTGCAGAACAGGCTTTCCGCGCCGCTGCGGCAGAACGCATTCTGGTGTTCGACGGCGGTTATGGCACGGCGATCCAGAAATATGGGCTGACCGAAGCGGATTATCGCGGCGATCTCGATCTCGCGAAGGACCAGAAGGGCAACAACGATCTGCTGTGCCTGACCCGGCCCGATGTGATCAGTGCGATTCACACCGCCTATTGCGAGGCGGGGGCGGACATGATCGAAACGAACACCTTCAGTTCCACCCAGATCGCCATGGCCGATTACGGGTGTGAACATCTGGTGCGTGACATCAATCTGGCCGCTGCCAGGCTGGCGCGTGCGGCTTGCGATGCCGCCACGGCAAAGGATGGCAAGCGTCGTTTCGTCACCGGTTCGATCGGGCCGACCAACCGCACCCTGTCGCTATCGCCCGACGTGAACGATCCCGGCTATCGCGAAGTGACGTTTGACGAACTGAAAGCCACCTATCGCGAACAGTGCGATGCGCTGATCGAAGGCGGGGTGGATTTCCTGCTGGTCGAAACCTGTTTCGATACCTTGAATGCCAAGGTCGCCGGACTGGCCGCGCGCGAGGCGGCAGAGGCTGCCGGGCGCGATGTGCCCCTGATGATGAGCTTCACCATCACGGATATGAGCGGGCGCAACCTGTCGGGCCACACCGTCACCGCGTTCTGGTATGCGCTGCGCCATCTGAAACCGCTGACCATCGGCATCAACTGCGCCTTCGGGGCCGACAAGATGCGCCCTTACCTGACCGAACTGGCCAAGGATTGCGATGCGCTGATCCTCGCCTATCCCAACGCGGGCCTGCCCAACGAACTCGGGCAGTACGACGAACTGCCGGAACGCACGGCAGAACTGATCCGCGAATGGGTGGGCGAAGGGCTGGTCAATATGGTCGGCGGCTGCTGCGGCACAACGCCTGCGCATATCGCGGCCATTGCCCGGATGGTGGCGGGCGACTCCGGCCGTGCTGTGCCGGAAACGCCGGTGCAGACACGTCTGGCGGGGCTCGAACCGTTTATCATGGTTGCCTGA
- a CDS encoding M13 family metallopeptidase, translating into MTQKSLLGACCAAVALSLVPAVAMAQDQSAPAKVAASKPDEAPKMTFGTWGVDLTQLDPAIRPGNDFFGYVNAKWIANNPIPAEFSRYGAFTMLGEKSQHDVRALVDALVAKKHKPGSLEQRIVDSYRSYLDQDAIDAAGLAPAQPYLTRIYGADSLAKLADLFGRPGFPSPIGAWLEVDDKKPDSYIIGIGAGGMGLPDRDYYLKTDAKSREIQEKYRAFLSFLLGKAGYPDPDAAAASVYALEYKFAELSWDRAVSRNRDLTYHKISRAELDGYAAGFPLQAMLDAAGIGAVQQFDVPQLPPTKEEQARLGLDAETMAKIGGGFPAMLKLLPETPLATLKAWMAARFLAGNADVLPRDIDKASFEFYGKTLRGQEEQRPRWKRAIDTVEGQLGEALGQEYVARYFPPENKTAMNDLVGNLRKALAQSLADNDWMSAATKKEAGTKLDQFTTKIGYPDKFKTYEGLAIVPGKPLENGVAAGAWSWKEDLAKLGGPVDRSEWFMLPQTVNAYYNPSVNEIVFPAAILQPPFFNISADPAVNYGAIGAVIGHEIGHGFDDQGAKSDGTGMLRDWWTEKDLAAFKTLGDKLDKQYSAYCPLDDGKTCVNGRLTLGENIGDLGGLSLAYRAYRMSLGGKDAPVIDGLTGDQRFFLAWAQVWRSTSRPDALRQQLVTDPHSPEQFRVNGIVRNMDAWYKAFNIQPTDKLYLPPEQRVHIW; encoded by the coding sequence ATGACCCAGAAATCGCTCCTCGGGGCCTGCTGTGCCGCCGTCGCCCTTTCGCTTGTACCCGCTGTCGCCATGGCGCAGGATCAGTCTGCGCCCGCCAAAGTTGCGGCCAGCAAGCCGGACGAAGCGCCAAAGATGACTTTCGGGACCTGGGGCGTCGATCTGACGCAACTCGATCCCGCGATCCGGCCGGGCAATGATTTCTTCGGCTATGTGAATGCGAAATGGATCGCCAACAACCCGATCCCCGCGGAATTCAGCCGCTATGGCGCCTTCACCATGCTGGGCGAGAAATCCCAGCACGATGTTCGTGCGCTGGTCGATGCGCTGGTGGCGAAGAAGCACAAGCCCGGATCGCTGGAGCAGCGGATCGTCGATTCCTATCGTTCCTATCTCGATCAGGATGCGATCGATGCGGCGGGGCTTGCACCGGCACAACCCTATCTGACGCGGATCTATGGGGCGGACAGCCTGGCAAAACTCGCCGATCTGTTCGGCCGGCCCGGCTTCCCGTCGCCGATCGGCGCCTGGCTCGAAGTCGATGACAAGAAGCCCGACAGCTACATTATTGGAATCGGTGCGGGCGGCATGGGCCTGCCCGATCGCGATTATTACCTGAAAACAGATGCCAAATCGCGCGAGATTCAGGAAAAATACCGGGCCTTTCTGTCGTTCCTGCTGGGCAAGGCAGGTTATCCTGATCCCGATGCGGCGGCTGCGTCCGTTTATGCGCTGGAATACAAATTTGCCGAATTGAGCTGGGATCGCGCCGTTTCGCGCAATCGCGATCTGACCTATCACAAGATCAGCCGCGCCGAACTGGATGGCTATGCCGCCGGTTTCCCGCTGCAGGCGATGTTGGATGCGGCCGGGATCGGGGCAGTGCAGCAGTTCGACGTGCCGCAACTTCCCCCGACGAAGGAGGAACAGGCGCGGCTGGGGCTGGATGCCGAAACCATGGCCAAGATTGGCGGCGGATTTCCGGCGATGCTCAAGCTGTTGCCCGAAACGCCGCTGGCGACCTTGAAGGCGTGGATGGCGGCCCGTTTCCTTGCGGGTAACGCCGACGTTCTGCCGCGCGATATCGACAAGGCCTCGTTCGAATTTTACGGCAAGACCCTGCGCGGTCAGGAAGAACAGCGCCCGCGCTGGAAACGCGCGATCGATACAGTCGAAGGGCAACTGGGCGAAGCTCTGGGGCAGGAATATGTTGCCCGCTATTTCCCGCCTGAAAACAAGACCGCGATGAACGATCTGGTCGGTAATCTGCGCAAGGCGCTGGCGCAAAGCCTTGCCGATAACGACTGGATGAGCGCGGCGACCAAGAAGGAAGCCGGGACAAAGCTGGATCAGTTCACAACCAAAATCGGCTATCCCGACAAGTTCAAGACTTATGAAGGTCTGGCGATCGTACCGGGTAAACCGCTGGAGAACGGTGTGGCCGCCGGGGCGTGGAGCTGGAAGGAAGACCTGGCCAAGCTGGGCGGCCCGGTCGATCGCAGCGAATGGTTCATGCTGCCGCAGACGGTCAACGCCTATTACAATCCCTCGGTCAACGAAATCGTCTTCCCGGCCGCGATCCTGCAACCGCCGTTTTTCAATATCTCGGCTGACCCGGCGGTGAACTATGGTGCGATTGGCGCGGTGATCGGCCACGAAATCGGGCATGGTTTTGACGATCAGGGGGCCAAGTCGGATGGCACCGGCATGTTGCGCGACTGGTGGACCGAGAAAGATCTCGCGGCATTCAAGACGCTGGGGGACAAGCTGGACAAGCAGTATTCGGCTTATTGCCCGCTGGATGACGGCAAGACCTGCGTGAACGGCCGGCTCACGCTGGGCGAGAACATCGGCGATCTTGGCGGGCTCAGCCTGGCGTATCGCGCCTATCGCATGTCGCTGGGCGGCAAGGATGCGCCGGTGATCGATGGCCTGACCGGCGATCAGCGTTTCTTCCTCGCCTGGGCGCAGGTGTGGCGTTCGACCAGCCGCCCCGATGCCTTGCGCCAGCAGCTGGTCACCGATCCGCATTCGCCCGAACAGTTCCGGGTTAACGGGATCGTCCGGAATATGGATGCGTGGTACAAGGCGTTCAACATTCAGCCGACGGACAAGCTCTATCTCCCGCCTGAACAGCGCGTCCACATTTGGTGA
- a CDS encoding undecaprenyl-diphosphate phosphatase, with protein sequence MDPTLTAILLGIVEGLTEFIPVSSTGHLILATELFGYDANQWAMFNVVIQLGAILAVVVQYWGTFWRAGIGVLRLEARGLAFLRNILLAFLPSAVLGLALKDYIDIMLGSPSVVAWALIVGGIAILGIEKVAKSGPYQEVADLPARQALGVGFAQCCAMIPGVSRSGATIMGALAMGINRKTAAEFSFFLAVPTMIGASTLEFIDKGDQLTGGGHVGWSELGIGFVVSFFVALAVIRMFVAYVSRSGFAPFAWYRIVIGIFAVAWLALR encoded by the coding sequence ATGGACCCGACGCTTACCGCTATCCTGCTTGGCATCGTTGAAGGGCTGACCGAATTCATTCCGGTCTCCTCCACCGGGCACCTTATCCTTGCCACCGAACTGTTCGGCTATGACGCGAACCAGTGGGCGATGTTCAACGTAGTGATCCAGCTGGGCGCGATTCTGGCGGTGGTCGTGCAATACTGGGGCACATTCTGGCGGGCCGGTATCGGGGTTCTGCGGCTCGAAGCACGCGGGCTGGCGTTTCTTCGCAATATCCTTCTGGCGTTCCTGCCCTCTGCCGTGCTCGGCCTCGCACTGAAGGACTATATCGATATCATGCTGGGCAGCCCGTCTGTCGTGGCGTGGGCGCTGATCGTGGGCGGTATTGCGATCCTCGGCATCGAAAAGGTGGCGAAAAGCGGCCCCTATCAGGAAGTGGCCGATCTGCCCGCACGGCAGGCGCTGGGTGTGGGCTTTGCGCAATGCTGCGCGATGATCCCCGGGGTCAGCCGTTCAGGCGCGACGATCATGGGCGCGCTGGCTATGGGCATCAATCGCAAGACCGCTGCGGAATTTTCGTTCTTCCTTGCCGTTCCGACCATGATCGGGGCGTCGACGCTGGAATTTATCGACAAGGGCGATCAGCTGACAGGCGGCGGGCATGTAGGCTGGAGCGAACTGGGCATCGGCTTCGTGGTGTCGTTCTTCGTCGCTCTGGCCGTAATCCGGATGTTTGTCGCTTATGTCAGTCGTTCGGGCTTTGCTCCCTTCGCCTGGTATCGCATTGTGATCGGCATTTTCGCAGTGGCGTGGCTGGCGTTGCGCTAA
- the metF gene encoding methylenetetrahydrofolate reductase [NAD(P)H]: MSQSSTPFDGERPLDTPLFAGLPGDIAVSFEFFPPKSEKMEAQLWEAITQLAPLEPSFVSVTYGAGGSTRERTHATVSRIVNETALVPAAHLTCVAASKGEIAEIADQYWEAGVRHIVALRGDPPPSDGGRFIPHPDGYAGAADLVAGLRKHHDFEISVAAYPEMHPEASSLEADLDNLKRKLDAGASRAITQFFFANDAYFRFLDKALAAGITAPILPGIMPVTNFDAIRRMSANTEIPGWLEATFEGMDERPGPRALVAAVVAAEQCRRLYAGGVRDFHFYTLNRAEQAYAICQLLGLRPRGAHGTHKETAA; the protein is encoded by the coding sequence ATGTCTCAAAGCTCCACGCCCTTCGATGGCGAACGGCCGCTCGATACGCCGCTTTTTGCGGGGTTGCCGGGTGATATTGCCGTTTCGTTCGAATTCTTCCCGCCCAAGAGCGAGAAGATGGAAGCACAGTTGTGGGAGGCGATTACCCAGCTGGCACCGCTGGAGCCGAGCTTCGTTTCGGTGACCTATGGCGCGGGCGGCTCCACGCGCGAACGAACCCATGCCACAGTCAGCCGGATCGTGAACGAAACCGCGCTGGTGCCGGCTGCACATCTGACATGTGTGGCGGCCAGCAAGGGCGAGATCGCCGAAATCGCGGACCAGTACTGGGAGGCGGGCGTGCGCCACATCGTGGCGTTGCGTGGCGATCCGCCGCCGTCCGACGGCGGGCGCTTCATCCCGCATCCGGATGGCTATGCCGGGGCTGCCGATCTGGTGGCGGGACTGCGCAAACACCATGATTTCGAGATTTCGGTTGCCGCCTATCCCGAAATGCACCCCGAGGCGTCCAGCCTCGAGGCCGATCTCGACAATCTCAAGCGCAAGCTGGACGCCGGGGCCAGCCGCGCGATTACGCAGTTCTTCTTCGCCAACGACGCCTATTTCCGCTTCCTCGACAAGGCGCTGGCAGCCGGGATCACCGCGCCGATCCTGCCCGGCATCATGCCGGTGACCAATTTCGACGCGATCCGCCGGATGTCGGCCAATACCGAAATCCCGGGCTGGCTCGAGGCGACGTTTGAAGGCATGGACGAACGTCCGGGGCCGCGCGCACTGGTTGCGGCGGTAGTTGCCGCCGAACAGTGCCGCAGGCTCTATGCTGGCGGTGTCCGCGATTTCCATTTCTATACGTTGAACCGGGCGGAACAGGCCTATGCCATTTGCCAGCTGCTGGGCCTGCGCCCGCGCGGCGCCCATGGCACACACAAGGAGACCGCAGCATGA
- a CDS encoding ABC transporter transmembrane domain-containing protein, producing MVSAQNPPSSSRRGLFARNRRHSDVAVPETDESGAVEPAAANNLGPLKMVWQAALGYPGKLALAALALCITAAATLAIPSGFRLIIDRGFGSGGDAQDVGRWFQYLLVIVVVLAIGTALRFYFVSWLGERVVADIRLKVQANLLRQAPGFFEENSPSEIASRMTADTTLIEQVVGTTVSVALRNLIIAIGGTAYLFVLLPRLAAGLLILIPLVVVPLRLFGRRLRSVSRTSQDRVADIGATISETLGAMKIVQAFNQEARESARFAGAVEQTFATARRRILIRAIMTAIIIVMVFGAITLLMWRGAIGVAEGTITGGTIAAFVITGGLVAGAFGALTEVYGDLLRGAGAASRLSELLHTKPEITAPARPQELPEPPRGGLAFQNVSFRYPTRLETAALRDFSLVVEPGETVAIVGPSGAGKSTIFQLAERFYDPQSGTVRLDGVPLVSADPAEIRRRIAYVPQEGVLFAANARDNLRYGNWAASDEDIWEAAHAANAEAFLKALPQGLDTFLGEGGARLSGGQRQRIAIARALLRDAPILLLDEATSALDAESERLVQQALERLMRDRTTLVIAHRLATVRAADRIVVMDGGQIVEQGRHGELIAAGGLYARLASLQFQDNAA from the coding sequence ATGGTTTCCGCGCAAAACCCGCCCAGTTCTTCTCGCCGTGGGCTGTTTGCCCGCAACCGGCGCCATTCCGACGTAGCCGTTCCCGAAACGGATGAATCCGGCGCGGTAGAGCCTGCGGCTGCAAACAATCTCGGCCCTCTCAAAATGGTGTGGCAGGCGGCGCTGGGCTATCCGGGCAAGCTCGCACTGGCGGCGTTGGCCCTGTGTATCACGGCGGCGGCGACACTGGCGATCCCGTCCGGTTTTCGGCTGATTATCGATCGCGGCTTCGGCAGTGGCGGCGATGCACAGGATGTCGGACGCTGGTTTCAGTATTTGCTGGTGATTGTGGTCGTGCTGGCGATCGGCACGGCCTTGCGGTTCTATTTCGTGTCGTGGCTGGGCGAACGGGTGGTTGCTGATATCCGGTTGAAGGTGCAGGCCAACCTCCTGCGTCAGGCGCCGGGTTTCTTCGAGGAAAACAGCCCGAGCGAGATCGCCTCGCGCATGACGGCGGACACCACGCTGATCGAACAGGTGGTGGGAACCACAGTTTCGGTCGCCCTGCGCAATCTGATTATAGCGATCGGCGGCACAGCCTATCTGTTCGTGCTCTTGCCCAGACTGGCGGCGGGGCTGTTGATCCTGATTCCGCTGGTGGTTGTGCCCTTGCGCCTGTTCGGCCGACGCCTGCGATCGGTGTCGCGGACCAGTCAGGATCGGGTTGCCGATATCGGCGCCACCATATCGGAAACGCTGGGGGCGATGAAGATCGTCCAGGCCTTCAATCAGGAAGCGCGGGAAAGCGCGCGCTTTGCAGGCGCGGTGGAACAGACTTTCGCGACGGCCCGGCGGCGCATCCTGATCCGCGCAATCATGACCGCGATCATCATCGTTATGGTGTTTGGCGCGATCACGCTGCTGATGTGGCGCGGCGCGATCGGGGTTGCCGAAGGGACGATCACCGGCGGGACAATCGCGGCGTTCGTGATTACCGGCGGGCTGGTGGCCGGGGCGTTTGGCGCCCTGACGGAAGTGTATGGCGATTTGTTGCGCGGCGCGGGGGCGGCCAGCCGGTTGAGCGAACTGTTGCACACCAAACCGGAAATCACCGCGCCTGCACGTCCGCAGGAACTGCCCGAGCCGCCGCGCGGCGGACTGGCGTTCCAGAATGTCTCGTTCCGTTATCCCACCCGGCTGGAAACTGCCGCATTGCGCGATTTCTCGCTGGTGGTGGAGCCGGGGGAAACCGTTGCTATCGTGGGGCCGTCAGGGGCAGGGAAATCCACGATCTTCCAACTGGCGGAGCGTTTCTACGATCCCCAATCGGGTACGGTGCGGCTGGACGGTGTGCCATTGGTCAGCGCCGATCCCGCCGAAATCCGTCGTCGGATCGCCTATGTTCCGCAGGAAGGTGTGTTGTTTGCCGCCAATGCGCGCGACAATCTGCGTTATGGCAACTGGGCGGCGAGCGACGAGGATATCTGGGAAGCGGCGCATGCCGCCAATGCGGAAGCCTTCCTCAAGGCTCTGCCGCAGGGGCTCGATACTTTCCTTGGGGAAGGGGGCGCACGGCTCTCCGGTGGCCAGCGCCAGCGTATCGCCATTGCCCGCGCCCTGCTGCGCGATGCGCCGATCCTGTTGCTGGACGAAGCGACAAGCGCGCTGGACGCGGAAAGCGAACGGTTGGTGCAGCAGGCGCTCGAACGGCTCATGCGTGATCGTACCACGCTGGTCATCGCCCATCGCCTGGCCACAGTGCGCGCGGCGGACCGGATCGTGGTGATGGATGGCGGGCAGATTGTCGAACAGGGCCGCCATGGCGAACTGATCGCGGCGGGCGGGCTTTACGCGCGTCTGGCCAGCCTGCAGTTTCAGGATAATGCCGCGTGA
- a CDS encoding GNAT family N-acetyltransferase — MRQPIASPPPWRIRPAGPDDVDALALIGAATFLESFAGNLDGAALLVHCRNQHAAAAYAAYLAKGAQAWLVEVEPGHAPVGYALLTSPELDAARDGDIELKRIYLLSRFHGMGMAQALMDTVQQAAAHDHIRLLLGVKDDNHRALSFYRRQGFARIGDRQFNVGGLIYQDLVLACPLTLPAAS, encoded by the coding sequence ATGCGGCAGCCGATTGCCTCTCCTCCCCCATGGCGCATTCGCCCCGCTGGGCCCGACGACGTCGATGCGCTGGCCCTGATCGGGGCGGCGACCTTTCTCGAATCCTTCGCCGGGAATCTGGATGGGGCGGCGTTGCTGGTCCATTGCCGGAACCAGCATGCGGCTGCGGCCTATGCAGCCTATCTGGCCAAGGGGGCGCAGGCGTGGCTGGTCGAGGTGGAACCGGGCCATGCGCCGGTTGGCTATGCCTTGCTGACATCGCCCGAACTCGACGCGGCGCGGGATGGCGATATCGAACTGAAGCGGATCTATCTGCTGTCACGCTTCCATGGGATGGGTATGGCGCAGGCGCTGATGGACACGGTCCAGCAGGCTGCCGCGCACGATCATATCCGCCTCTTGCTCGGGGTGAAGGATGACAACCACCGCGCGCTTTCGTTTTACCGCAGGCAGGGCTTTGCCCGAATTGGCGACCGCCAGTTCAATGTCGGCGGATTGATATATCAGGATCTGGTGCTGGCATGTCCGTTGACCTTGCCGGCAGCTTCGTAA